Proteins found in one Cervus canadensis isolate Bull #8, Minnesota chromosome 24, ASM1932006v1, whole genome shotgun sequence genomic segment:
- the MAP3K6 gene encoding mitogen-activated protein kinase kinase kinase 6 isoform X4 — MAGPSPRSGALERAGSCWQDPLAEALSRGRPLAASPGRGCARSRPLSVVYVLTREPLPEVEPETGAEAEPLPLRCLREACAQLPGPRPRPQLRSLPFGTLALGDTAALDSFYNADVVVLEVSSSLAQPSLFYHLGVRESFSMTNNVLLCSQADLPDLQALREDIFQKNSDCIGSYTLIPYVVTATGRVLCGDAGLLRGLADGLLQAGVGTEALLTPLVGRLARLLEATPTDSCGYFRETIRQDIRRARERFSGQQLRQELARLQRRLDSVELLSPDIIMNLLLSYRDVQDYSAIIDLVETLQALPTCDVAEQHNVCFHYTFALNRRNRPGDREKALAVLLPLVQVEGLVAPDLYCMCGRIYKDMFFSSGFQDAGHREQAYHWYRKAFDIEPSLHSGINAAVLLIADGQRFEDSEELRLIGMKLGCLLARKGCVEKMQYYWDVGFYLGAQILANDLTQVALAAEQLYKLNAPIWYLVSVMETFLLYQHFRPTLELPGEAPHGAHFWLHFLLQSCQPLKTACPQGDQCLVLVLEMNKVLLPARLEVQGTNPVSAVTLSLLEPKKQVKSPDVPSNWTFLVASISGVSVSKRDERCCFLYAPPPAQDVQLCFPSAGHCQWFCGLIQALVKSPDSGAPAEETEGVGEVLEFDYEFTESGERLVLGKGTYGVVYAGRDRHTRVRIAIKEIPERDSRFSQPLHEEIALHKRLRHKNIVRYLGSVSQGGYLKIFMEEVPGGSLSSLLRSVWGPLQDNESTISFYTRQILQGLSYLHDNHIVHRDIKGDNVLINTFSGLLKISDFGTSKRLAGITPCTETFTGTLQYMAPEIIDQGPRGYGKAADIWSLGCTVIEMATGRPPFHELGSPQAAMFQVGMYKVHPPMPSSLSAEAQAFLLRTFEPDPRLRASAQALLADPFLQPGKRSRSPGSPRQVLRSSEAPSASPAPSADSASQSQTFPRPQAPSQHPPSPPKRCLSYGDTSQLRVPEEPGADEPASPEESSGLSLLHQESRRRATLATVLEQELPALAESLRLEQEQGPRLERSHVEQLLLCLRAHIHTPNRRQLAQELRGLQEQLRAQGLEPELLQGPLFAFPDAVKHVLRRRQIRPHWMFVLDSLLSRAVRAALAVLAPEAEKEAVPPKSEEANNTEESEPKQQETPAEQSPLLGEPEQGTPSLMVQLGLLRAETDSSSHGGPGPGAVATGTECGFRHHPDATEPQLHPPCLTDLCH; from the exons ATGGCGGGGCCGAGCCCGCGGTCCGGAGCCCTGGAGCGCGCCGGCAGCTGCTGGCAGGACCCGCTGGCCGAGGCGCTGAGCCGGGGCCGGCCGCTCGCGGCGTCCCCGGGTCGGGGCTGTGCGCGAAGCCGGCCGCTCAGCGTGGTCTACGTGCTGACCCGGGAGCCGCTGCCCGAGGTAGAACCCGAGACGGGAGCCGAGGCGGAGCCGCTGCCTCTGCGCTGCCTGCGTGAGGCCTGCGCGCAGCTCCCCGGACCGCGGCCGCGACCTCAGTTGCGCAGCCTGCCTTTTGGAACCCTGGCGCTGGGAGACACCGCAGCGCTCGATTCGTTCTACAACGCGG ACGTGGTGGTGCTTGAGGTGAGCAGCTCCCTGGCGCAGCCCTCCCTCTTCTACCACCTGGGTGTGAGGGAGAGCTTCAGCATGACCAACAACGTGCTCCTCTGCTCCCAGGCCGACCTCCCTGACCTGCAGGCCCTGCGG GAGGACATTTTCCAGAAGAACTCG GATTGCATTGGCAGCTACACGCTGATCCCCTATGTGGTGACAGCCACCGGTCGGGTGCTGTGTGGCGATGCGGGCCTCCTGAGGGGCCTGGCTGACGGGCTGCTCCAGGCTGGGGTGGGCACAGAGGCCCTGCTCACACCCCTGGTGGGTCGGCTGGCCCGCCTGCTGGAGGCCACGCCCACGGACTCTTG TGGCTACTTCCGGGAGACCATTCGGCAGGACATCCGGAGGGCGCGGGAGAGGTTCAGCGGGCAGCAGCTGCGGCAGGAGCTGGCTCGCCTGCAGCGGAGACTGGACAGCGTGGAGCTGCTGAGCCCCGACATCATCATGAACCTGCTGCTCTCCTACCGGGACGTGCAG GACTACTCAGCCATCATTGACCTGGTGGAGACCCTGCAGGCCTTGCCCACCTGTGATGTGGCCGAGCAGCATAATGTCTGCTTCCACTACACCTTTGCCCTCAACCG GAGGAACAGGCCTGGGGACCGGGAGAAGGCACTGGCCGTGCTGCTGCCACTGGTACAGGTGGAGGGCCTGGTGGCACCTGACCTGTACTGCATGTGTGGCCGTATCTACAAGGACATGTTCTTCAGCTCTGGCTTCCAGGATGCTGGGCACCGGGAGCAGGCCTATCACTG gtACCGCAAGGCCTTTGACATAGAGCCCAGCCTCCACTCAGGCATCAACGCCGCTGTGCTCCTCATTGCCGATGGGCAGCGCTTTGAGGACTCCGAGGAGCTCCGGCTCATAG GCATGAAGCTGGGCTGCCTGCTGGCCCGAAAAGGCTGCGTGGAGAAGATGCAGTATTACTGGGATGTAGGCTTCTACCTGGGAGCTCAGATCCTCGCCAATGACCTCACTCAGGTGGCACTGGCCGCAGAGCAGCTGTATAAGCTCAACGCCCCCATATG GTACCTGGTGTCCGTGATGGAAACCTTCCTGTTGTATCAGCACTTCAGACCCACACTAGAGCTTCCTGGAGAAGCCCCCCACGGCGCCCACTTCTGGCTCCACTTCTTGCTACAGTCCTGCCAGCCACTCAAGACGGCTTGTCCCCAAGGGGACCAGTGCTTG GTGCTGGTCCTGGAGATGAATAAGGTGCTGCTGCCGGCCAGGCTGGAGGTTCAGGGTACAAACCCAGTGAGCGCGGTGACCCTGAGCCTGCTGGAGCCCAAGAAGCAGGTGAAGTCGCCG GACGTTCCCTCCAACTGGACCTTCCTGGTGGCCTCCATCAGCGGCGTCAG CGTCTCCAAGCGGGATGAACGCTGCTGCTTCCTCTACGCGCCTCCTCCCGCTCAGGACGTCCAGCTGTGCTTCCCCAGCGCCGGGCACTGCCAGTG GTTCTGCGGCCTGATCCAGGCTTTGGTGAAGAGTCCGGATTCCGGGGCGCCCGCAGAGGAGACGGAGGGCGTTGGGGAGGTGTTGGAG TTTGATTACGAGTTCACGGAGTCGGGCGAGCGGCTGGTGCTGGGCAAGGGCACGTACGGGGTGGTGTACGCGGGCCGCGATCGGCACACTCGCGTGCGCATCGCCATCAAGGAGATCCCGGAGCGGGACAGCAG GTTCTCTCAGCCGCTGCATGAAGAGATAGCTCTGCACAAACGCCTACGCCACAAGAACATCGTGCGCTATCTGGGCTCCGTCAGCCAGGGCGGCTACCTCAAGATTTTCATGGAGGAAGTGCCTGGAG GCAGCCTGTCCTCcttgctgcggtcagtgtggggaCCCCTGCAGGACAACGAGAGCACCATCAGTTTCTACACCCGCCAGATCCTGCAGGGACTCAGCTACCTGCACGACAACCACATTGTGCATCGAGATATCAAG GGGGACAACGTGCTGATCAACACCTTCAGCGGGTTGCTCAAGATTTCTGACTTTGGCACCTCCAAGCGACTAGCAGGCATCACACCCTGCACTGAGACCTTCACAG GGACCCTACAGTATATGGCCCCAGAAATCATTGACCAGGGCCCACGAGGTTATGGGAAGGCAGCAGACATCTGGTCACTGGGCTGCACCGTCATCGAGATGGCCACAGGTCGCCCACCCTTCCACGAGCTAGGGAGCCCGCAGGCTGCCATGTTTCAG GTGGGCATGTACAAGGTGCATCCGCCAATGCCCAGTTCTCTGTCAGCTGAGGCTCAAGCCTTCCTCCTCCGAACTTTTGAGCCCGACCCCCGCCTCCGAGCCAGTGCTCAAGCGCTGCTGGCAGACCCCTTCCTGCAGCCTGGGAAGAGGAGCCGCAGCCCTGGCTCCCCCAGACAGGTTCTAAGGTCCTCAG AGGCGCCATCCGCCAGCCCTGCTCCTTCAGCGGACTCCGCCTCTCAGTCCCAGACATTCCCGCGCCCTCAGGCACCCTCTCAGCACCCTCCCAGTCCCCCTAAGCGCTGCCTCAGTTATGGGGACACCAGCCAGCTCCG GGTGCCCGAGGAGCCTGGTGCTGATGAGCCCGCGTCCCCTGAGGAGAGTTCGGGGCTGAGCCTCCTGCATCAAGAGAGTAGGCGCCGGGCCACGCTGGCCACGGTACTGGAGCAGGAGCTGCCGGCCCTGGCGGAGAGCCTGCGCCTGGAGCAGGAACAG gGTCCCCGTCTGGAGAGGAGTCATGTGGAACAGCTACTGCTCTGCCTCAGGGCGCACATCCACACTCCCAACCGTCGGCAGCTGGCCCAGGAGCTGCGGGGACTGCAAGAGCAGCTTCGGGCTCAGGGCCTTGAGCCCGAGCTTCTGCAAGGACCACTCTTCGCCTTCCCGGATGCG gtGAAGCATGTCCTCCGCAGGCGCCAGATCCGCCCACACTGGATGTTCGTCTTGGACTCGCTGCTCAGCCGCGCTGTGCGGGCAGCCCTGGCCGTGCTGGCCCCAG AGGCGGAGAAGGAGGCGGTCCCACCGAAGTCGGAAGAGGCCAATAACACAGAGGAGTCCGAGCCCAAGCAGCAGGAGACCCCAGCCGAGCAGAGCCCTCTCCTGGGGGAACCGGAGCAGGGCACCCCTTCTCTGATGGTGCAGCTGGGCCTCTTGCGAGCAGAGACCGATAG CAGCTCTCACGGTGGACCAGGGCCTGGTGCAGTGGCTACAGGAACTGAATGTGGATTCAGGCACCATCCAGACG CTACTGAACCACAGCTTCACCCTCCATGCCTTACTGACCTGTGCCACTAG
- the MAP3K6 gene encoding mitogen-activated protein kinase kinase kinase 6 isoform X3 yields the protein MAGPSPRSGALERAGSCWQDPLAEALSRGRPLAASPGRGCARSRPLSVVYVLTREPLPEVEPETGAEAEPLPLRCLREACAQLPGPRPRPQLRSLPFGTLALGDTAALDSFYNADVVVLEVSSSLAQPSLFYHLGVRESFSMTNNVLLCSQADLPDLQALREDIFQKNSDCIGSYTLIPYVVTATGRVLCGDAGLLRGLADGLLQAGVGTEALLTPLVGRLARLLEATPTDSCGYFRETIRQDIRRARERFSGQQLRQELARLQRRLDSVELLSPDIIMNLLLSYRDVQDYSAIIDLVETLQALPTCDVAEQHNVCFHYTFALNRRNRPGDREKALAVLLPLVQVEGLVAPDLYCMCGRIYKDMFFSSGFQDAGHREQAYHWYRKAFDIEPSLHSGINAAVLLIADGQRFEDSEELRLIGMKLGCLLARKGCVEKMQYYWDVGFYLGAQILANDLTQVALAAEQLYKLNAPIWYLVSVMETFLLYQHFRPTLELPGEAPHGAHFWLHFLLQSCQPLKTACPQGDQCLVLVLEMNKVLLPARLEVQGTNPVSAVTLSLLEPKKQVKSPDVPSNWTFLVASISGVSVSKRDERCCFLYAPPPAQDVQLCFPSAGHCQWFCGLIQALVKSPDSGAPAEETEGVGEVLEFDYEFTESGERLVLGKGTYGVVYAGRDRHTRVRIAIKEIPERDSRFSQPLHEEIALHKRLRHKNIVRYLGSVSQGGYLKIFMEEVPGGSLSSLLRSVWGPLQDNESTISFYTRQILQGLSYLHDNHIVHRDIKGDNVLINTFSGLLKISDFGTSKRLAGITPCTETFTGTLQYMAPEIIDQGPRGYGKAADIWSLGCTVIEMATGRPPFHELGSPQAAMFQVGMYKVHPPMPSSLSAEAQAFLLRTFEPDPRLRASAQALLADPFLQPGKRSRSPGSPRQVLRSSEAPSASPAPSADSASQSQTFPRPQAPSQHPPSPPKRCLSYGDTSQLRVPEEPGADEPASPEESSGLSLLHQESRRRATLATVLEQELPALAESLRLEQEQGPRLERSHVEQLLLCLRAHIHTPNRRQLAQELRGLQEQLRAQGLEPELLQGPLFAFPDAVKHVLRRRQIRPHWMFVLDSLLSRAVRAALAVLAPEAEKEAVPPKSEEANNTEESEPKQQETPAEQSPLLGEPEQGTPSLMVQLGLLRAETDRLRDVLAEKERECQALVQLALQRVNGEARTCALASDPPAALTVDQGLVQWLQELNVDSGTIQTLLNHSFTLHALLTCATRDDLIYTRIRGGMICRIWRAILAQRTRSTPVTPGPQEAE from the exons ATGGCGGGGCCGAGCCCGCGGTCCGGAGCCCTGGAGCGCGCCGGCAGCTGCTGGCAGGACCCGCTGGCCGAGGCGCTGAGCCGGGGCCGGCCGCTCGCGGCGTCCCCGGGTCGGGGCTGTGCGCGAAGCCGGCCGCTCAGCGTGGTCTACGTGCTGACCCGGGAGCCGCTGCCCGAGGTAGAACCCGAGACGGGAGCCGAGGCGGAGCCGCTGCCTCTGCGCTGCCTGCGTGAGGCCTGCGCGCAGCTCCCCGGACCGCGGCCGCGACCTCAGTTGCGCAGCCTGCCTTTTGGAACCCTGGCGCTGGGAGACACCGCAGCGCTCGATTCGTTCTACAACGCGG ACGTGGTGGTGCTTGAGGTGAGCAGCTCCCTGGCGCAGCCCTCCCTCTTCTACCACCTGGGTGTGAGGGAGAGCTTCAGCATGACCAACAACGTGCTCCTCTGCTCCCAGGCCGACCTCCCTGACCTGCAGGCCCTGCGG GAGGACATTTTCCAGAAGAACTCG GATTGCATTGGCAGCTACACGCTGATCCCCTATGTGGTGACAGCCACCGGTCGGGTGCTGTGTGGCGATGCGGGCCTCCTGAGGGGCCTGGCTGACGGGCTGCTCCAGGCTGGGGTGGGCACAGAGGCCCTGCTCACACCCCTGGTGGGTCGGCTGGCCCGCCTGCTGGAGGCCACGCCCACGGACTCTTG TGGCTACTTCCGGGAGACCATTCGGCAGGACATCCGGAGGGCGCGGGAGAGGTTCAGCGGGCAGCAGCTGCGGCAGGAGCTGGCTCGCCTGCAGCGGAGACTGGACAGCGTGGAGCTGCTGAGCCCCGACATCATCATGAACCTGCTGCTCTCCTACCGGGACGTGCAG GACTACTCAGCCATCATTGACCTGGTGGAGACCCTGCAGGCCTTGCCCACCTGTGATGTGGCCGAGCAGCATAATGTCTGCTTCCACTACACCTTTGCCCTCAACCG GAGGAACAGGCCTGGGGACCGGGAGAAGGCACTGGCCGTGCTGCTGCCACTGGTACAGGTGGAGGGCCTGGTGGCACCTGACCTGTACTGCATGTGTGGCCGTATCTACAAGGACATGTTCTTCAGCTCTGGCTTCCAGGATGCTGGGCACCGGGAGCAGGCCTATCACTG gtACCGCAAGGCCTTTGACATAGAGCCCAGCCTCCACTCAGGCATCAACGCCGCTGTGCTCCTCATTGCCGATGGGCAGCGCTTTGAGGACTCCGAGGAGCTCCGGCTCATAG GCATGAAGCTGGGCTGCCTGCTGGCCCGAAAAGGCTGCGTGGAGAAGATGCAGTATTACTGGGATGTAGGCTTCTACCTGGGAGCTCAGATCCTCGCCAATGACCTCACTCAGGTGGCACTGGCCGCAGAGCAGCTGTATAAGCTCAACGCCCCCATATG GTACCTGGTGTCCGTGATGGAAACCTTCCTGTTGTATCAGCACTTCAGACCCACACTAGAGCTTCCTGGAGAAGCCCCCCACGGCGCCCACTTCTGGCTCCACTTCTTGCTACAGTCCTGCCAGCCACTCAAGACGGCTTGTCCCCAAGGGGACCAGTGCTTG GTGCTGGTCCTGGAGATGAATAAGGTGCTGCTGCCGGCCAGGCTGGAGGTTCAGGGTACAAACCCAGTGAGCGCGGTGACCCTGAGCCTGCTGGAGCCCAAGAAGCAGGTGAAGTCGCCG GACGTTCCCTCCAACTGGACCTTCCTGGTGGCCTCCATCAGCGGCGTCAG CGTCTCCAAGCGGGATGAACGCTGCTGCTTCCTCTACGCGCCTCCTCCCGCTCAGGACGTCCAGCTGTGCTTCCCCAGCGCCGGGCACTGCCAGTG GTTCTGCGGCCTGATCCAGGCTTTGGTGAAGAGTCCGGATTCCGGGGCGCCCGCAGAGGAGACGGAGGGCGTTGGGGAGGTGTTGGAG TTTGATTACGAGTTCACGGAGTCGGGCGAGCGGCTGGTGCTGGGCAAGGGCACGTACGGGGTGGTGTACGCGGGCCGCGATCGGCACACTCGCGTGCGCATCGCCATCAAGGAGATCCCGGAGCGGGACAGCAG GTTCTCTCAGCCGCTGCATGAAGAGATAGCTCTGCACAAACGCCTACGCCACAAGAACATCGTGCGCTATCTGGGCTCCGTCAGCCAGGGCGGCTACCTCAAGATTTTCATGGAGGAAGTGCCTGGAG GCAGCCTGTCCTCcttgctgcggtcagtgtggggaCCCCTGCAGGACAACGAGAGCACCATCAGTTTCTACACCCGCCAGATCCTGCAGGGACTCAGCTACCTGCACGACAACCACATTGTGCATCGAGATATCAAG GGGGACAACGTGCTGATCAACACCTTCAGCGGGTTGCTCAAGATTTCTGACTTTGGCACCTCCAAGCGACTAGCAGGCATCACACCCTGCACTGAGACCTTCACAG GGACCCTACAGTATATGGCCCCAGAAATCATTGACCAGGGCCCACGAGGTTATGGGAAGGCAGCAGACATCTGGTCACTGGGCTGCACCGTCATCGAGATGGCCACAGGTCGCCCACCCTTCCACGAGCTAGGGAGCCCGCAGGCTGCCATGTTTCAG GTGGGCATGTACAAGGTGCATCCGCCAATGCCCAGTTCTCTGTCAGCTGAGGCTCAAGCCTTCCTCCTCCGAACTTTTGAGCCCGACCCCCGCCTCCGAGCCAGTGCTCAAGCGCTGCTGGCAGACCCCTTCCTGCAGCCTGGGAAGAGGAGCCGCAGCCCTGGCTCCCCCAGACAGGTTCTAAGGTCCTCAG AGGCGCCATCCGCCAGCCCTGCTCCTTCAGCGGACTCCGCCTCTCAGTCCCAGACATTCCCGCGCCCTCAGGCACCCTCTCAGCACCCTCCCAGTCCCCCTAAGCGCTGCCTCAGTTATGGGGACACCAGCCAGCTCCG GGTGCCCGAGGAGCCTGGTGCTGATGAGCCCGCGTCCCCTGAGGAGAGTTCGGGGCTGAGCCTCCTGCATCAAGAGAGTAGGCGCCGGGCCACGCTGGCCACGGTACTGGAGCAGGAGCTGCCGGCCCTGGCGGAGAGCCTGCGCCTGGAGCAGGAACAG gGTCCCCGTCTGGAGAGGAGTCATGTGGAACAGCTACTGCTCTGCCTCAGGGCGCACATCCACACTCCCAACCGTCGGCAGCTGGCCCAGGAGCTGCGGGGACTGCAAGAGCAGCTTCGGGCTCAGGGCCTTGAGCCCGAGCTTCTGCAAGGACCACTCTTCGCCTTCCCGGATGCG gtGAAGCATGTCCTCCGCAGGCGCCAGATCCGCCCACACTGGATGTTCGTCTTGGACTCGCTGCTCAGCCGCGCTGTGCGGGCAGCCCTGGCCGTGCTGGCCCCAG AGGCGGAGAAGGAGGCGGTCCCACCGAAGTCGGAAGAGGCCAATAACACAGAGGAGTCCGAGCCCAAGCAGCAGGAGACCCCAGCCGAGCAGAGCCCTCTCCTGGGGGAACCGGAGCAGGGCACCCCTTCTCTGATGGTGCAGCTGGGCCTCTTGCGAGCAGAGACCGATAG GCTTCGAGATGTTCTGGCTGAGAAGGAAAGGGAATGCCAGGCCTTGGTGCAACTGGCCCTCCAGCGGGTCAATGGGGAGGCCAGGACCTGTGCCCTGGCTTCAGACCCCCCAG CAGCTCTCACGGTGGACCAGGGCCTGGTGCAGTGGCTACAGGAACTGAATGTGGATTCAGGCACCATCCAGACG CTACTGAACCACAGCTTCACCCTCCATGCCTTACTGACCTGTGCCACTAGAGATGACCTCATCTACACACGCATCAG GGGAGGGATGATATGCCGCATCTGGAGAGCCATCTTGGCACAGCGAACAAGATCCACGCCAGTTACCCCTGGCCCCCAGGAGGCTGAATGA